Proteins encoded in a region of the Vicia villosa cultivar HV-30 ecotype Madison, WI linkage group LG5, Vvil1.0, whole genome shotgun sequence genome:
- the LOC131604300 gene encoding uncharacterized protein LOC131604300 — MENIDALLDYRGVPEAIKFRLFPTTLRKGAMTWYKSLPDESITSWKVLGKLFSRHFTASRRHPKSEASLEAIIQGKDESLRVYIERFNKKAVQVSTTAHMKKFLLERGLRPRSDFAKAVGIETPATLDEFFLKAQAYIQYEEKEAAHAVRNSRQEETSKNGCRGTDKKKDDKGWDPKDYKSPSGKFREYTSLNASRERILNECANAEFQTGKIRFFKTMPARTNVDKSKFCRFHKGHGHNTEDCIHLKDAIEILIREEHLKQYAKKQEAVREAKLVTEEKPAEDTPAMQVAMSITRPKDFYLPDCAKLATTTSPHSAWEMFPSSMVISGGGFSKLTVGSVKRKFDKLISASASKATTLDQTKGIPSSISFYKEGLPGGAPNANIPLLIRARMANFDVRRILVDQGSSVFRTLQLNDNHLTTYVGSDLQGFNGTVTKPWGFVELIVTIGSAEIARAIKVQFLVIDCPSIYQCNLGRLMLAELFVVPSTVHLKLKYYTAKGQVETLNGDIEASRRCFEASAKGLSLIKTPAQEETATSAISETNKSSPRVDTVDLDSHFLGETEQRLNFGASEGILRPIPDGDFELMALGEDPTRGVKIGSDLPDLVKR; from the coding sequence ATGGAGAACATCGACGCCCTTCTCGACTATAGAGGAGTGCCCGAAGCTATCAAATTTCGTTTGTTCCCTACCACCTTGCGCAAAGGAGCCATGACTTGGTATAAAAGTTTGCCCGATGAGTCTATCACTTCATGGAAAGTGCTCGGGAAACTTTTTTCCAGACACTTCACGGCATCTCGGAGACACCCCAAGTCAGAAGCCTCCCTGGAAGCCATCATCCAAGGAAAAGATGAGTCTCTACGGGTGTACATAGAAAGATTTAACAAAAAAGCAGTACAAGTATCCACCACTGCCCATATGAAGAAATTCTTGCTCGAGCGCGGCCTCCGACCACGCTCGGACTTTGCTAAAGCCGTCGGAATCGAGACGCCGGCCACTCTTGACGAGTTTTTCCTCAAAGCTCAAGCATACATACAATATGAGGAAAAAGAAGCCGCTCATGCGGTACGCAATTCCAGACAAGAAGAAACCAGCAAGAATGGTTGTCGGGGAACAGACAAGAAGAAGGACGACAAGGGCTGGGATCCCAAAGACTACAAATCCCCATCCGGGAAATTCCGAGAATACACCTCGCTCAACGCCTCAAGGGAACGCATCTTAAACGAATGCGCAAACGCCGAATTTCAGACGGGCAAGATCCGCTTCTTTAAAACCATGCCTGCGCGAACAAACGTGGATAAATCAAAATTCTGCCGATTCCACAAAGGCCACGGGCACAACACAGAAGATTGCATCCACCTAAAGGATGCCATAGAGATATTAATTAGGGAGGAACATTTGAAGCAATATGCGAAGAAGCAGGAAGCCGTCAGAGAAGCCAAACTAGTCACCGAGGAAAAGCCGGCGGAAGATACGCCcgccatgcaagtggccatgagCATCACCAGGCCGAAAGACTTTTACCTCCCTGACTGTGCAAAATTGGCGACAACCACCTCCCCTCACAGCGCATGGGAGATGTTTCCCTCCTCCATGGTCATATCGGGTGGAGGATTCAGTAAGCTCACTGTGGGATCCGTAAAACGCAAATTTGACAAGCTGATCTCAGCCAGCGCGAGCAAGGCCACCACTCTCGACCAGACAAAGGGCATCCCATCCTCCATCTCCTTTTACAAAGAGGGACTTCCCGGAGGAGCACCCAACGCCAACATTCCCCTCCTCATCCGAGCTAGGATGGCCAATTTTGACGTGCGACGGATATTGGTCGATCAGGGAAGTTCGGTATTCAGAACACTGCAACTGAACGACAATCACCTCACCACCTACGTAGGATCAGACCTACAAGGTTTCAACGGCACGGTAACTAAGCCATGGGGGTTCGTCGAGCTCATAGTTACGATCGGATCGGCAGAAATCGCAAGGGCTATCAAAGTCCAATTCTTGGTTATCGACTGCCCCTCGATATACCAATGCAATCTTGGACGCCTGATGCTAGCCGAATTATTTGTCGTCCCCTCAACCGTGCACCTAAAGCTTAAATACTACACGGCCAAAGGACAAGTAGAGACACTCAACGGCGACATCGAAGCATCCAGGAGATGCTTCGAAGCCTCCGCCAAGGGCCTAAGCTTGATAAAGACACCTGCCCAAGAAGAGACAGCGACCAGCGCTAtctcagaaaccaacaaatcttCGCCCCGCGTCGACACCGTCGACCTCGACAGTCATTTTCTGGGAGAAACCGAGCAGAGACTCAACTTCGGTGCATCAGAAGGGATCCTCCGGCCAATTCCCGACGGAGACTTCGAACTCATGGCCCTCGGAGAAGATCCGACTAGGGGAGTCAAGATCGGATCAGACCTGCCGGACCTGGTCAAAAGATAA